A single genomic interval of Asterias amurensis chromosome 1, ASM3211899v1 harbors:
- the LOC139938283 gene encoding rRNA-processing protein FCF1 homolog, producing MGKDTRIKKYAAMKRMISLRDTRIQEKDRKKKKPPPKWKQDEVAKIKEREVPQYSSALFFKYNTQLGPPYYVLVDTNFVNFSIKNKIDLVQGMMDCLYAKCIPCITDCVLAEIEKLGRKYNVALRTVKDSRFERLPCMHQGTYADDCLVQRVMQHKCYIVATCDRDLKRRIRKVPGVPIMFLSHRRYTIERMPDAFGAPKV from the exons ATG GGGAAGGATACGAGAATCAAGAAGTATGCTGCTATGAAACGAATGATTTCGTTGCGGGATACAAGAAT ACAAGAAAAGGACAGGAAAAAGAAGAAGCCACCACCCAAATGGAAACAAGATGAAGTTGCTAAAATCAAGGAACGTGAGGTCCCACAGTACTCCTCAGCACTCTTCTTCAAATACAACACACAGCTTGGACCACCCTACTATGTCCTTGTCGATACAAACTTTGTGAATTTCTCAATCAAGAACAAAATCGACTTGGTACAGGGGATGATGGATTGTCTCTATGCTAAAT GTATTCCATGCATAACTGACTGTGTGCTGGCTGAAATAGAGAAACTTGGGCGTAAATACAACGTTGCTCTGCGAACAGTGAAAGACTCAAGGTTTGAACGTCTTCCCTGCATGCATCAGGGAACCTATGCTGATGACTGCCTTGTACAGCGTGTGATGCAG CACAAAtgttacattgttgcaacttgTGATCGTGATCTCAAGCGGAGAATACGCAAAGTACCCGGAGTGCCCATCATGTTCCTCTCCCATCGAAG